A section of the Pseudomonas sp. FP453 genome encodes:
- the minC gene encoding septum site-determining protein MinC, translating into MSQTEPLDQDPVFQLKGSMLAITVLELARNDLDALDRQLAAKVALAPNFFNNAPLVLALDKLPAGQGLIDLPGLMRVCRSHGLRTLAIRASRIEDIAAAIAIELPVLPPSGARERPIEPLVAEEKKKPEKPPAPTIKPTKIITSPVRGGQQIYAEGSDLVVISSVSPGAELLADGNIHVYGPMRGRALAGIKGDTKARIFCQQLTAELVSIAGRYKVSEDLRRDPLWGAGVQVSLSGDVLNIIRL; encoded by the coding sequence ATGAGCCAAACCGAACCGCTAGACCAAGATCCCGTGTTCCAGCTGAAAGGCAGCATGCTCGCCATTACCGTGCTGGAACTGGCCCGCAACGACCTCGACGCCCTGGACCGCCAGCTCGCCGCCAAGGTCGCCCTGGCGCCGAACTTTTTCAATAACGCCCCGCTGGTACTGGCCCTGGACAAACTCCCGGCTGGCCAGGGCCTGATCGACCTGCCCGGCCTGATGCGCGTGTGCCGCTCCCATGGCCTGCGCACCCTGGCGATTCGTGCCAGCCGTATCGAAGACATTGCCGCGGCCATCGCCATTGAACTGCCCGTACTGCCGCCGTCCGGCGCGCGGGAGCGACCAATCGAACCATTGGTCGCTGAAGAGAAGAAAAAACCGGAAAAACCGCCGGCACCGACGATCAAGCCTACAAAGATCATCACCTCGCCCGTACGCGGCGGGCAGCAAATTTACGCCGAGGGTAGCGACCTTGTAGTGATCTCCTCGGTCAGCCCAGGGGCGGAACTTCTCGCCGATGGCAACATCCATGTATACGGCCCGATGCGTGGCCGTGCCCTGGCCGGCATCAAGGGTGATACCAAGGCGCGGATTTTTTGCCAGCAATTGACCGCTGAGCTAGTGTCCATCGCAGGCCGTTACAAGGTTTCCGAAGATTTGCGCCGTGATCCGCTGTGGGGGGCCGGGGTACAAGTCAGCCTGTCGGGCGATGTGTTGAACATCATCCGTCTTTAA
- a CDS encoding lipid A biosynthesis lauroyl acyltransferase, with product MDRPRFRAVFFHPRFWLLWLGLGLLWLVTQLPYRALLTIGRLLGAGMYRVAGERRRIAARNLELCFPEKSAKERKHLLKENFASTGIAFFEMAMSWWWSRQRLARLAHVEGLEHLKQAQLDGKGVILMALHFTTLEIGAALLGQKHTIDGMYREHGNPLFDYIQRRGRERHNLDSLAIEREDVRGMLKLLRAGRAIWYAPDQDYGAKQSIFVPLFGIQAATVPATSKFAKLGKALVVPFTQERLADGSGYRLVIHPPLTDFPGESDEADCLRINQWVEASVRQCPEQYLWTHRRFKSRPPGEPKLYEKRRR from the coding sequence ATGGATCGCCCGCGTTTTCGAGCTGTATTTTTTCACCCGCGTTTCTGGCTGTTATGGCTGGGGCTCGGCCTGCTGTGGCTGGTCACCCAGTTGCCCTACCGTGCGCTGTTGACCATTGGTCGCCTGCTGGGTGCGGGGATGTACCGTGTGGCCGGCGAACGCCGCCGCATCGCCGCGCGAAACCTGGAACTGTGCTTCCCGGAAAAATCCGCGAAAGAGCGTAAACATTTGCTTAAAGAAAACTTTGCCTCCACCGGCATCGCCTTCTTTGAGATGGCCATGAGCTGGTGGTGGTCGCGCCAGCGCCTGGCGCGCCTGGCCCACGTCGAAGGGCTGGAGCACCTCAAGCAGGCCCAACTGGATGGCAAGGGCGTGATCCTCATGGCCCTGCACTTCACCACCCTGGAAATCGGAGCGGCGTTGCTGGGGCAGAAGCACACCATCGATGGCATGTACCGCGAACACGGCAACCCGTTGTTCGACTATATCCAGCGCCGTGGCCGCGAGCGCCACAACCTCGACTCCCTGGCCATCGAGCGCGAAGACGTGCGCGGCATGCTCAAGCTGCTGCGCGCCGGCCGTGCGATCTGGTATGCGCCGGACCAGGACTACGGCGCCAAGCAGAGCATCTTCGTGCCGCTGTTCGGCATCCAGGCCGCCACGGTGCCGGCCACCAGCAAATTCGCCAAGTTGGGCAAGGCACTGGTGGTGCCGTTCACCCAGGAGCGCCTGGCCGACGGCAGCGGTTACCGCCTGGTGATCCATCCGCCGTTGACCGACTTCCCGGGCGAAAGTGATGAGGCCGACTGCCTGCGCATCAACCAGTGGGTCGAAGCCTCGGTACGCCAATGCCCCGAGCAGTACCTGTGGACCCACCGCCGCTTCAAGAGCCGGCCACCGGGTGAGCCCAAGCTGTACGAAAAACGCCGCCGATAA